The DNA sequence ATATGAGGCAACATGTTgtcccttctttttcgagtcTTTGTTTCCTTACCGTGGGATTGTACCCTCAAGCCACGACAACTGCTCCATCGGCTGTCCGCCTCTTGGCACATGCCGCGGCCTGCATATTAAACCGGTTTCCTGTCTGGGACATTATTCATAAAACTCATTTTGGACCCCCCGGTTTCAGCCCTTGtttactctttttttttttttctctggtCTTTTCCGCCTTTTCCCCGTAACATCCATAAGAGTCTTCAGATTTGAGGCTCTTCCCTTGCGCCTCACCCAATCCAACCGACAACAGTCTGTCCTAAGAGAAAGGACTGACGATGGAGTGCGACTGAAACCCTTAAACGATTAAATCTCTTTTCGTGCTTTATCCCCTCTCGTTCCAGTCGTTATCTCGTACTCGACAACCATGGAGTCCAACCACAGGAGCGATGATCACAATACCGGTCGCCGAGTTCGTGAGCTCTATCGCTACTTTCAACCAGAACGAGTCCTCAGTGGGAACCGAACCTCCAGCAGCAATAGCTCGCCTTTCTCAGCTTCGGCTCCAATCCAGGATTCGTCCCTCGCTACCCCTCCGTCGCCGTCAATCTCTTCGCAACCACCGTTACTAGGCTCCACCGGCGCAGCATCTACGGTCGTGCCAGAGGAGGCTCTGGTCCTGGGCAATCCTAATACGACGTTGTCATCCTTCGCGCAGCTGGCAGCGTTGCGTCTGGATGTCGAGCGTGTGTTGACAAGGTACGTGGGATCTGTTCCGTTCTTGACTGAACTGCGGTAGTTAATCATTGTGCTATCTAGTGTCTCGGATCGTAACTCACAATTTATCCTAGCACAGTCAACGCGGTCGACCGCTACATCAAATAAGCATGAGATGTCAGGAGATGGGGTCTGGAGTGGTTGTAGCACCATTTCTACCGAGGCATGGAAGATGTGTGCGGTATGTCTCACTTGTCGGGAACACTATATCCACTCACTAATTAGACCTTTTCTCGTGTAGGCTACAGTTGCGCTCGGTCCCtcgaagaaagaggaaggccACTGCAAGTTTTtggtcatcgatgatctAAGCCAACATGACGAGTACAAGGGCCTTTCCTTTGTGCGTGAGAAACCCAACTTTCGATTCTACGCAGGAACCCCTCTGACAACGGAGaccaatatcaatatcggctgcctcttcatcctggacACTAAACCCCATGATGGGCTGACCGACACCGACAAGCAGACTATGAAAACCGTGAGTATGCTTATCATGGACTATTTGCGAGTAAGCCGTCAAGCTTCTGAGGGGAGACGTGCAGCTCGGCTATCTCGGGGTCTCAGCTGTTTTGTTGAGGGTAGTTCGAGCTTTGTGGATACGTCACATCCTTCGTATGCTGGAAGCTTCGCGGCGGTTCCGGGCACACCCCAATCTTCTTGTCTGAGAGCGAATCACCTCTCAGTCGGTTCGCTCAACAGTTTCGAGCTCCCTTCGCGGCGATCCCAGAGCAGTGATGCCCGTTCAATCAGCTCCATGTCGGAGGGTCGGGGCGATTCCGGCTTGTCGCCACTTCCCGATTGGTGGTCGGGTAATCGGGGGAATCAGCGGCTGGATGAAGTCCATGGTAACTCGTGGGCCTTTAAGCGCGCCGCAAATTTGCTACGCGAGAGTCTTGAGCTCGGCGATGATGGCGGTGTCATTTTCTTGGAGGCAGGCAATACACCAATGCTCGATATCGAGAGCGGCAGCGACTGTTCCACGGAAAACAGCTCGCCGGCTCCCGTATTGGCTATCTCGACAAACGATGAACCATTCGCGCCGGGACCGGGCAGCTCTAATCTCTACCCAGCATCAAATTTCGATAGTAGTTTTCTACATCAGCTGCTCCGGCGCTATTCGAAAGGAAAGCTCTGGTCCTTCCACCGAGATGGTTTAGTCTCTAGCTCCGACGACGAAAAGCCTTCTCGGAGTCGTTCTCGAGCTACCAAGACCTCCGAATTAGGCAGGGGTACgggaaagaagtggaagtCCTTGGAAAACTCCATGCTGAACCTTTACTTCCCAAACGCAACCCAGGTTCTCTTCGTGCCTTTGTGGAACGCCGCCAATTCCCAATGGTTCTCTGGCTGCTTTTGTTGGAATACGGTCGAAACCAGAGTTTTCAACTCGTCCGTGGAACTGAGCTCTgtccttggctttgggtCTTCGATCATGGCAGAGTATAGCCGGGTCGAATCGCTTATTTCTGACCGTCAGAAGGGGGACTTTATCGGCAGTATTTCGTAAGTATATCCCTGAAATCTTTAGTCTCGTAGGTCGGCTATTGATCGGTATCTCTTCCACAGGCATGAATTACGCAGTCCCCTGCACGGTATCTTGGCAGCGGCTGAGTTTTTGAGTGGGACGAAACTGGATGACTTTCAGGGTTCGCTCTTGGAAACCATCGATGCATGTGGCCGGACATTACTGGACACGATGAACCAGGTTCTAGACTACAGTAAGATTGTCTCATTGGAGAAGTCATGGCGTCAAATCAAGCGGGACAAAACAGTACCATCCGACTATCGGGCGCTTGATCGGCTATCAGCTCATTTGGACACGTATGTATCAACAGACCTAGCCCTTCTAACAGAGGAAGTGGTAGAAGGCGTGTGTCTGGGACATGCGTACGGTCAGAAGTCCACTATTTCATCTGACCAGCCTGTTGTGGTGTCACCTATGGAGGATCCAGGCGACAAAGGCAGTCTTTCACACCCTCGACCTGAAGTGGATGTCGTCGTGAACATTGCACAAAATGACTGGGTTTATCAGACCCAACCAGGAGCTTTGCGGCGCATTATCATGAATGTGTTTGGCAACGCTATGAAATATACAGATTCAGGTCGGGTGTCAGTGCGACTGGAGGTGACCGAGGCTGAGGGTCGTTGTCGCCGGTCAGGCATGGAGGAGTTAGTGACCCTCGTTGTTTCGGATACCGGAAAAGGCATTTCGGAGGAGTTTTTGCGCGGGCGCCTGTACACTCCGTTCGCACAGGAGGATACGTTGGCCGTGGGAACTGGCTTGGGGCTATCTATCGTCCGGAGTCTTGTGAAATCGCTGAATGGTCGCATCAATGTGAATAGCACGCCTGGTGAGGGGACTACTGTGAAGGTCACTTTGCCTCTCTTGCGACcggatgttgaagatatcGCCGAGGACCCGCTAACCCCGCGGTCACCGTccgcaaaagaaaaggacagcCCAACCGAAAGTCGCCTCTTACGAGACAACCATGCAGGTCGACGGGTTGCTATCGCCGGCGTGGAGCCAGATGAGATAGCAGGccatccttggtggtctaTTATTAGTCGTTACCTGACCGAGTGGTACGGCCTCGAGCTGGTCTCCTGGTCGTCTCAGGGCCCTGTCGACATCGTCCTTTCCGAAGGAGCCACTTCAGCTGCAGATCTGAAGAAGCAGTTTGCAACAAAagttccagctcttcttctcctctgcGACAAATCCGTCGACCGAGCTACGAAGCTAAAAGAGTGCTCTTCTCTCGCTAGCATAGTCAATATCATCCGTCCGCCATGTGGTCCACACAAACTTGCCAGAAGCATTCGGAAGTGTTTTGATTCACACGCTAACAGCATCCCGACCACGAAGTCCATTGTCCTCCCGGAACGACCCAAGTTCATACCCGATGGCAAAGGCGGCTTCGAGTCCGAGTTCTCCGATGATGTGGCAGATCTAACACCAGACGCCACGAGCAGTTCGGGCGCATCATCGTTACTTGGATCAGCACATTCCCCAACACATAGTGAAATTCCAGAAATCCTTCCGACCATAAtgtctccttcttcttcagtccGGGATCCATCGCCGTCGGAAATCAAGGAGCCGGAATCCAAGCCCCAGCGCCTCGCACGCGTACTTGTCGTGGACGACAACGCTATCAACCT is a window from the Aspergillus oryzae RIB40 DNA, chromosome 6 genome containing:
- a CDS encoding putative sensor histidine kinase/response regulator (signal transduction histidine kinase), whose product is MESNHRSDDHNTGRRVRSTGAASTVVPEEALVLGNPNTTLSSFAQLAALRLDVERVLTSVSDRNSQFILAQSTRSTATSNKHEMSGDGVWSGCSTISTEAWKMCAATVALGPSKKEEGHCKFLVIDDLSQHDEYKGLSFVREKPNFRFYAGTPLTTETNINIGCLFILDTKPHDGLTDTDKQTMKTVSMLIMDYLRVSRQASEGRRAARLSRGLSCFVEGSSSFVDTSHPSYAGSFAAVPGTPQSSCLRANHLSVGSLNSFELPSRRSQSSDARSISSMSEGRGDSGLSPLPDWWSGNRGNQRLDEVHGNSWAFKRAANLLRESLELGDDGGVIFLEAGNTPMLDIESGSDCSTENSSPAPVLAISTNDEPFAPGPGSSNLYPASNFDSSFLHQLLRRYSKGKLWSFHRDGLVSSSDDEKPSRSRSRATKTSELGRGTGKKWKSLENSMLNLYFPNATQVLFVPLWNAANSQWFSGCFCWNTVETRVFNSSVELSSVLGFGSSIMAEYSRVESLISDRQKGDFIGSISSAIDRYLFHRHELRSPLHGILAAAEFLSGTKLDDFQGSLLETIDACGRTLLDTMNQVLDYSKIVSLEKSWRQIKRDKTVPSDYRALDRLSAHLDTYVSTDLALLTEEVVEGVCLGHAYGQKSTISSDQPVVVSPMEDPGDKGSLSHPRPEVDVVVNIAQNDWVYQTQPGALRRIIMNVFGNAMKYTDSGRVSVRLEVTEAEGRCRRSGMEELVTLVVSDTGKGISEEFLRGRLYTPFAQEDTLAVGTGLGLSIVRSLVKSLNGRINVNSTPGEGTTVKVTLPLLRPDVEDIAEDPLTPRSPSAKEKDSPTESRLLRDNHAGRRVAIAGVEPDEIAGHPWWSIISRYLTEWYGLELVSWSSQGPVDIVLSEGATSAADLKKQFATKVPALLLLCDKSVDRATKLKECSSLASIVNIIRPPCGPHKLARSIRKCFDSHANSIPTTKSIVLPERPKFIPDGKGGFESEFSDDVADLTPDATSSSGASSLLGSAHSPTHSEIPEILPTIMSPSSSVRDPSPSEIKEPESKPQRLARVLVVDDNAINLNLMLTFMKKRNLSTLDSAENGKVAVDAVERLQQGYDLIFMDISMPVMNGFEATRAIRAIEKERDCCTPATIIALTGLSSSRDESEALTSGVDLFLTKPVSFKEVSRLLEEWAENGLGNRCLSS